ATGAAAAGCAAGACATCTTGGCCTTCGGCATCACGGAAATACTCAGCAACGGTCAGACCAGTAAGTCCAACACGGGCACGGGCACCCGGGGGCTCGTTCATTTGTCCATACACAAGCGCACATTTGCTCTCAGACTGTTCAGATGAGAAACATAATTTACTAACAAAGATCACTCAAATACCATTtgcaggaaaaaaaagaaaggtgaAGGCGAATCCAAATTATTTGTAAACCTGCTTCTCGCCTAGCTTGATGACACCACTCTCAATCATTTCTCTGTACAAGTCATTGCCTTCACGGGTTCGTTCTCCCACACCAGCAAACACAGAGAAACCACCTGTTCATCACAAGAAGTACCaattaataaactaaaactGGAGCACCACTGTAGAAACTACTTTATAAACCTTGAGAATACGTACCATGAGCTTTTGCGACATTGTTGATCAGTTCCATAATGAGCACAGTTTTCCCGACACCAGCACCACCAAAGAGCCCAATCTTTCCTCCTCTTTGGTAAGGAGCAAGCAGATCAACAACCTGGAACGAAAGCAACAAATGTTAGCTTGGAACATGAACAACAGGACATGTAACCTATACAAAGAAGACAGAGCTAGATCCCGGAATCTACCTTAATACCAGTGGCAAGAATCTCTTGTCCAGTGGCTAGATCAACCAAAGCTGGAGCATCCCTGTGAATAGGTAGGTAGTGCTCGGTCtctaaacaacaaaaaaaaaaatcacattgtCATGACAGGCCCGCAGAAAGTGAGAGACACTGATTAAAGGTTTGGCTAAGACTACTTACTAATCTCGCCTCTCTCATCAATTGGTTCCCCAAGAACATTCATAATACGTCCAAGGGTAGCTCTTCCAACAGGAACCTTCAAAATGAGAACAAAGAAACGATTAGTCCTCTACATTCACCAAAGTAACAaactttcaaaagaaaaaaagtgaaTCTCGACAAAGTCAACGTTAATGGTAAGGACTCACTCGATGAATCAAATCACACAGATCTAGACCTAGAATTGACTCATTGATTCCAGATCTATCCAAATCAAATATACTTACGGTAATCGGAGCGCCAGTGTTGAGCACGCGCCTCCCACGAACAAGCCCCTCAGTACCATCCATAGCAATAGTCCTCACAACATTCTGACCCAAGTGATGAGAAACCTCAAGCACCAGCCTCGTCGGGTGATCCTGCACCTCGAGTGACGTCATGATCGGAGGCAATCCCTCCTGATCTTCGAATCTCACATCGACAATGGCGCCAATAACCTGGCAAACCTTCCCGATCGCGCCTTTGCCACCGTAATCGTAAGTCTTCTTCGCCTCATCCTTAGCTGGGGCAGCAGACGATGGCGGAGCTGGGGAAGAGGTCGAATATTCCGCGACGCGGCCGAGGAGGTTGCCGAAAGGAGCGGCGCAGCGAGCGGGGGAAGGAGACGGGATCCTAGGGTTACGGCTGGTGAATTTGGCGGCGGATCTGCCGGATGAAGATGAACGGAGAAGTGATGATAAGACTCTCCGAGACGCCATGAGTTTGTTGTCGTATGTGTTGAGTGGGAGAGTAAGATGCTAGGGTAAATATAAGAACCTGGATCTGAACTTCACTCGTTGTATCTGATGGGCTTTTATAGTGGGCTTTCATGGGCCTatgttttttaattgaaaatcttcttcttcttcttttttgatcaaaaaattgACCATGGGAAGTTGGAAACTTTAGGACCAAGAGGGCAATGACTATAATTAAGAAAGTGACCTTTGGGGATTCTAAATTGAGCTTCAGattaacaaaattatattcTTAGAGGTCAAAGTCTGATTTTTATAAAGGATCATGCCAAGCacaaataatttacaaaatgttCATATATACTCTCCCTTCTGAATTTAAAAGattgatatttaaattttaatgttcgTATTTAAAAGTTTGTTGtaaagtttaataattaatataaatcaaaacataGACATGAATGGTTAAATTTTATTGGAGAAACAACAatattaaactaataattaaaactaaaattagaaagtaatagaaaaaatacatttaattttgAATACATCAATCCTTTAATATATTTGCATTTTGTTTTCTTGCTGTCCGAAATGTCGAAATTTATTACCATGTTTTGATTATTTCGTCCGAACGAATGGCTTgatatggaaaaaaaaaccaGGAAATCACACGTGTCACCACAGAACTAAAAACACGTGTCACTGAAGAAGTGGTCTACGTAACTACGTTGGTTATAGAGAGGAGCGCAACGAACATTTCATTTTACAACCCTAGCcgctctctttctttctctctcgatCTCAGTGATGGCGAGTCGACGAATCTTATCATCGCTCCTCCGCTCATCTCAGTCCAGATCCAATTCCAAATCCTCCTTGCTCGGTAGCCGCAACCCGAGGCTTCCATCTCCCGGTCCCGCGCGTCGCGTCGCTCCCCTCCTCGGCCGTGTCGCCGAGTATTCGACCTCTTCCCCGGCTCCTCCGCCGTCGTCGTCTTCTCCAGCTAAGGATGAGGCGGCGAAGAAGACGTACGATTACGGCGGAAAAGGCGCGGTCGGGAAGGTCTGCCAGGTCATCGGTGCCATTGTCGATGTGAGATTCGAGGATCAGGAAGGTCTGCCTCCGATCATGACGTCTCTCGAGGTGCAGGATCACCCCACGAGGCTGGTGCTTGAGGTGTCTCATCATTTGGGTCAGAATGTTGTGAGGACTATTGCTATGGATGGTACCGAGGGGCTTGTTCGTGGGAGGCGCGTGCTCAACACTGGCGCTCCGATCACTGTAAGGAGCTTGTGTTCTTGGTTTAGATCTGTGGCTAATTTAATCTAATTGGTTTAGATCTGTGAATCGGTTTGGTTTATGATCTGATGTATCTGACCATTGACTTTCCGAAAGTCTCCTTCTTTCTGTTAGATTCATGTTTTTGATGTTATCTGTTTATGTAGGTTCCTGTTGGAAGAGCTACTCTTGGACGTATCATGAACGTTCTTGGAGAACCTATTGACGAGAGAGGCGAAATTAGTAAGAAGTCTAAGCCATACTTAATCTATGTCTCACTTTATGTGAATCTGTTATGATAATTTGCTCTTGTTCTTCCAGAGACCGAGCATTACTTACCCATTCACAGAGATGCTCCGGCTTTAGTTGATCTAGCTACGGGGCAAGAGATTCTGGCTACTGGAATTAAGGTAGATTATGGGTCCTAGCTCATTGTTGTTCCCACGTGTTGTCTTTCGTGTTCTGTGCTCATTatttgttgtttgttgtttgtCCTTAGGTTGTTGATCTGCTTGCTCCTTACCAAAGAGGAGGAAAGATTGGACTCTTTGGTGGTGCTGGTGTTGGGAAAACTGTGCTCATTATGGAGCTGATTAACAATGTAGCGAAAGCTCATGGTATGTATTCTCAAGGCTTTTTAAGCTATTTCTCAATGGTACTTCAGTTTGTTTTATTGATTCGTTTCTTTTGATAAACAGGTGGTTTCTCCGTGTTTGCTGGTGTGGGAGAGCGAACCCGTGAAGGCAATGACTTGTACCGAGAAATGATTGAGAGTGGTGTCATCAAGCTAGGCGAGAAGCAGGTTTACAAATAATTTGGATTCGCCTTCACCTTTCTGTTCTCTGGCAAATGGCATTTGATTGATCTTTTTGCTAAATTCTCTTTCTTTTCCCATCCAACAGTCTGAGAGCAAATGTGCTCTTGTGTATGGACAAATGAACGAGCCCCCGGGTGCCCGTGCCCGTGTTGGACTTACCGGTTTGACTGTTGCTGAGTATTTCCGTGATGCCGAAGGCCAAGATGTGTTGCTCTTCATTGATAACATTTTCCGTTTCACTCAGGTGAGCATCGTTCTTTGCTTTATCTCTCAGCGCATTTATGCCATTTACTGATGAAGAGGCTGTACATGTAACGTGGTGTACTCTCATATATAGGCCAACTCTGAAGTGTCTGCTTTGCTCGGACGTATCCCATCTGCTGTCGGTTACCAGCCAACTCTGGCATCTGATCTTGGTGCTCTTCAAGAGCGAATCACAACCACCAAGAAAGGTTCCATCACATCAGTCCAAGCCATCTATGTTCCTGCTGACGATTTGACAGATCCTGCTCCAGCCACAACCTTCGCTCACTTGGATGCCACAACTGTGCTCTCAAGACAGGTGAGAATTTGTCTCCTCATGATgattattttcagattttttttttttttttgttgaagttCCATTAACTGACATCTATAGACATTTGTCTGTTTTATTTGAAGATTTCTGAGCTTGGTATCTATCCTGCTGTGGATCCTCTGGATTCAACATCTCGTATGCTCTCGCCTCACATTCTGGGAGAGGAGCACTACAACACA
The window above is part of the Brassica napus cultivar Da-Ae chromosome C3, Da-Ae, whole genome shotgun sequence genome. Proteins encoded here:
- the LOC106384944 gene encoding ATP synthase subunit beta-2, mitochondrial, with amino-acid sequence MASRRVLSSLLRSSSSGRSAAKFTSRNPRIPSPSPARCAAPFGNLLGRVAEYSTSSPAPPSSAAPAKDEAKKTYDYGGKGAIGKVCQVIGAIVDVRFEDQEGLPPIMTSLEVQDHPTRLVLEVSHHLGQNVVRTIAMDGTEGLVRGRRVLNTGAPITVPVGRATLGRIMNVLGEPIDERGEIKTEHYLPIHRDAPALVDLATGQEILATGIKVVDLLAPYQRGGKIGLFGGAGVGKTVLIMELINNVAKAHGGFSVFAGVGERTREGNDLYREMIESGVIKLGEKQSESKCALVYGQMNEPPGARARVGLTGLTVAEYFRDAEGQDVLLFIDNIFRFTQANSEVSALLGRIPSAVGYQPTLASDLGALQERITTTKKGSITSVQAIYVPADDLTDPAPATTFAHLDATTVLSRQISELGIYPAVDPLDSTSRMLSPHILGEEHYNTARGVQKVLQNYKNLQDIIAILGMDELSEDDKLTVARARKIQRFLSQPFHVAEIFTGAPGKYVDLKENINSFQGLLDGKYDDLPEQSFYMVGGIDEVVAKAEKISKEAAA
- the LOC106384947 gene encoding ATP synthase subunit beta-3, mitochondrial-like, coding for MASRRILSSLLRSSQSRSNSKSSLLGSRNPRLPSPGPARRVAPLLGRVAEYSTSSPAPPPSSSSPAKDEAAKKTYDYGGKGAVGKVCQVIGAIVDVRFEDQEGLPPIMTSLEVQDHPTRLVLEVSHHLGQNVVRTIAMDGTEGLVRGRRVLNTGAPITVPVGRATLGRIMNVLGEPIDERGEIKTEHYLPIHRDAPALVDLATGQEILATGIKVVDLLAPYQRGGKIGLFGGAGVGKTVLIMELINNVAKAHGGFSVFAGVGERTREGNDLYREMIESGVIKLGEKQSESKCALVYGQMNEPPGARARVGLTGLTVAEYFRDAEGQDVLLFIDNIFRFTQANSEVSALLGRIPSAVGYQPTLASDLGALQERITTTKKGSITSVQAIYVPADDLTDPAPATTFAHLDATTVLSRQISELGIYPAVDPLDSTSRMLSPHILGEEHYNTARGVQKVLQNYKNLQDIIAILGMDELSEDDKLTVARARKIQRFLSQPFHVAEIFTGAPGKYVDLKENINSFQGLLDGKYDDLPEQSFYMVGGIDEVVAKAEKISKEAAA